One segment of Haliotis asinina isolate JCU_RB_2024 chromosome 12, JCU_Hal_asi_v2, whole genome shotgun sequence DNA contains the following:
- the LOC137257868 gene encoding uncharacterized protein translates to MGVILDKLADFTGLFSGFSRDPARILMVGLDAAGKTTILYKLKLNEVVSTIPTIGFNVETVSPCKGVSFTVWDVGGQDKIRPLWRHYFQNCSGILYVVDTNDRERFVESREELKNVIDSDEMRSVPVVVLANKQDLPGAAKLSEVVDALHLQKMTDRKWYIQGTCATTGEGLFEGLEEMSRLVKDYKQSQRR, encoded by the exons ATGGGTGTTATCCTGGATAAACTTGCTGACTTTACAGGTCTGTTCTCCGGGTTTTCCAGAGACCCAGCTAGAATTCTGATGGTTGGACTCGATGCTGCCG GGAAGACAACAATCCTGTACAAGCTGAAGCTAAATGAGGTAGTCTCCACCATCCCCACCATCGGCTTCAACGTGGAGACCGTCAGCCCCTGCAAGGGGGTCAGTTTCACCGTGTGGGACGTAGGGGGTCAGGACAAGATCAGACCCCTGTGGAGACACTACTTCCAAAACTGCAGTG GCATCCTATACGTGGTTGACACCAACGACAGGGAGAGGTTTGTCGAGTCACGGGAAGAACTGAAGAACGTCATCGACAGCGACGAGATGAGATCCGTTCCTGTGGTCGTCCTGGCTAACAAGCAAGACTTGCCAG GTGCCGCCAAGTTATCGGAGGTTGTGGACGCCCTTCACCTTCAGAAGATGACGGACCGGAAGTGGTATATCCAGGGGACATGCGCAACGACCGGGGAGGGTCTTTTCGAAGGATTGGAGGAAATGTCCAGACTGGTGAAAGATTACAAACAGAGCCAGAGGCGGTGA
- the LOC137258652 gene encoding uncharacterized protein: MGVILDKLADFTGLFSRFSRDPARILMVGLDAAGKTTILYKLKLNEVVSTIPTIGFNVETVSPCKGVSFTVWDVGGQDKIRPLWRHYFQNCSGIFYVVDTNDRERFVESREELMNVIDSDEMRSVPVVILANKQDLPAAAKLSEVVDALHLQKMTNRKWYIQGTCATTGEGVFEGLEEMSRLVKDFKQSQRR, from the exons ATGGGTGTTATCCTGGATAAACTTGCTGACTTTACAGGCCTGTTCTCTCGGTTTTCCAGAGACCCAGCTAGAATTCTGATGGTTGGACTCGATGCTGCCG GGAAGACGACGATCCTGTACAAGCTGAAGCTAAATGAGGTAGTCTCCACCATCCCCACCATCGGCTTCAACGTGGAGACCGTCAGCCCCTGCAAGGGGGTCAGCTTCACCGTGTGGGACGTGGGAGGTCAGGACAAGATCAGACCCCTGTGGAGACACTACTTCCAAAACTGCAGTG GTATCTTCTACGTGGTTGACACCAACGACAGGGAGAGGTTTGTCGAGTCACGGGAAGAACTGATGAACGTCATCGACAGCGACGAGATGAGATCCGTCCCTGTGGTCATCCTGGCTAACAAGCAAGACTTGCCAG CTGCCGCCAAGTTATCGGAAGTTGTAGACGCCCTTCACCTTCAGAAGATGACGAACAGGAAGTGGTACATCCAGGGGACATGCGCAACGACCGGGGAGGGTGTTTTCGAAGGATTGGAGGAAATGTCCAGACTGGTGAAAGATTTCAAACAGAGCCAGAGGCGGTGA
- the LOC137258009 gene encoding ADP-ribosylation factor 6-like — translation MGWSLSRIKRIPHEFSSAKARILMLGLDGAGKTTILYKLTLDKDVPTIPTIGFNVETVSPEGCNGVTFTVWDVGGQEKIRQLWKHYYPNTQGLIYVVDSADRLRMKEARAEFHGIFTSPEMEGVPVVVIANKQDLPGALKPSEVAEELAMSDLKNRKWHIHGACAPNGEGLFESMQEMSRLVKKNGR, via the exons ATGGGCTGGTCACTCTCAAGGATAAAGAGAATCCCGCATGAATTTTCATCGGCAAAAGCTCGTATCCTGATGCTTGGGTTGGATGGGGCAG GTAAGACGACGATCCTGTACAAGCTGACGCTGGACAAGGACGTCCCCACCATCCCCACCATCGGCTTCAACGTGGAGACCGTCAGTCCCGAGGGTTGCAACGGGGTCACCTTCACCGTGTGGGACGTGGGGGGTCAAGAGAAGATCCGACAGCTATGGAAACACTACTACCCCAACACACAGG GTCTGATCTACGTGGTGGACAGCGCAGATCGTCTGCGCATGAAGGAAGCTAGGGCGGAGTTCCATGGGATCTTCACTTCGCCGGAGATGGAGGGGGTGCCTGTGGTAGTGATTGCCAACAAGCAGGACCTGCCAG GTGCCTTAAAGCCCTCCGAGGTTGCTGAGGAACTTGCCATGAGCGATCTCAAAAACCGGAAATGGCACATACACGGCGCATGCGCACCAAATGGAGAAGGGTTGTTCGAATCGATGCAGGAAATGTCACGCCTTGTGAAGAAGAATGGTCGATGA